One genomic window of Methanosarcina acetivorans C2A includes the following:
- a CDS encoding carboxymuconolactone decarboxylase family protein has translation MDITEMNERMKEMAGELPGVMKTMMGLHSEVVKDGALSARTKELMMVGIAVALRCEPCLWKHVPEAVNLGATREEILEAVSTAIVMGGGPSVAYGSLVVLKILDEMDI, from the coding sequence ATGGATATTACCGAGATGAACGAAAGGATGAAAGAAATGGCCGGGGAACTCCCGGGTGTGATGAAAACTATGATGGGGCTTCATTCCGAAGTCGTCAAAGACGGAGCTTTAAGTGCCCGGACAAAAGAGCTGATGATGGTAGGGATTGCAGTTGCCCTGCGCTGTGAGCCCTGCCTCTGGAAGCATGTTCCCGAAGCCGTAAACCTTGGAGCGACCCGGGAAGAGATTCTGGAGGCTGTCAGCACTGCAATAGTGATGGGGGGAGGGCCTTCAGTAGCTTACGGATCACTGGTTGTCCTCAAAATTCTGGATGAAATGGATATTTAA
- a CDS encoding peroxiredoxin translates to MAKTSLESGQPAPDFCLPDQEGNRTCLEKLRGKWVVLYFYPRDNTPGCSLEAKNFSCLKKDFEAENAVILGVSRDSEESHRKFIEKKELKIKLLSDEHAEVHGKYDVLHPKHFRGKDVISAVRTTFLINPEGIILKVWDNVKASGHAEKVLSELQKLKET, encoded by the coding sequence ATGGCAAAAACATCACTGGAATCAGGGCAACCTGCACCTGATTTTTGCCTTCCGGATCAGGAAGGGAATCGGACCTGTCTTGAAAAACTCAGAGGTAAATGGGTAGTCCTGTACTTTTATCCTAGGGACAACACTCCGGGCTGCAGTCTGGAAGCCAAAAATTTCAGCTGCCTGAAAAAAGATTTCGAAGCTGAAAATGCGGTTATTCTGGGGGTCAGCAGGGATAGTGAGGAATCTCACAGGAAATTTATAGAAAAAAAAGAACTCAAAATAAAACTGCTTTCTGACGAACATGCGGAAGTCCACGGAAAATATGATGTCCTGCACCCCAAACACTTCAGGGGCAAGGATGTTATAAGCGCTGTTCGGACAACTTTCCTTATCAACCCCGAAGGGATAATTTTAAAGGTCTGGGACAATGTTAAAGCCTCAGGACATGCCGAAAAGGTGCTTTCTGAACTACAAAAATTAAAAGAGACATGA
- a CDS encoding transcriptional regulator — translation MKTTCEIMVQKVLPAIRAELSRVMIFEHGCTQQDVADILELSRAAVSQYVSEKRGAEVDFSEETQNEIRKFAAVLLNGGLSSQEKVKGMCSICCFVQKSGWLYKNEPEAKACIICKDMNEK, via the coding sequence ATGAAAACAACATGTGAAATAATGGTACAGAAAGTCTTGCCTGCAATCAGAGCTGAGCTTTCAAGGGTGATGATTTTTGAGCATGGATGCACCCAGCAGGATGTGGCGGATATCCTTGAGCTTTCAAGAGCTGCAGTATCCCAGTATGTGAGTGAAAAACGCGGAGCTGAAGTTGATTTCTCAGAGGAGACACAGAATGAAATCCGAAAATTTGCAGCCGTACTCTTAAACGGCGGTTTATCCTCTCAGGAAAAAGTAAAGGGGATGTGCAGTATTTGCTGTTTTGTCCAGAAGTCCGGCTGGCTATACAAAAATGAGCCTGAAGCTAAAGCCTGCATCATCTGTAAGGATATGAACGAAAAGTGA
- a CDS encoding winged helix-turn-helix domain-containing protein: MNELVGFVNGNSVRQKVLSLLSSKGEMEGKRISKTLRVVYPTIAKTLEELEEKELITKKEDVYFLTETGIKVEKMVQQI; encoded by the coding sequence ATGAACGAGTTAGTTGGTTTTGTGAACGGAAACAGCGTAAGGCAAAAAGTGCTCTCTCTGCTTTCCTCAAAAGGGGAAATGGAAGGAAAGCGTATCTCTAAAACTCTTCGGGTAGTATATCCTACCATAGCAAAGACTCTCGAGGAACTGGAAGAAAAAGAGCTAATTACAAAAAAAGAAGATGTTTACTTTCTGACCGAAACCGGAATTAAGGTAGAAAAAATGGTTCAGCAAATCTAA
- a CDS encoding ATP-binding protein, with protein sequence MSGIILDIVELLLTAEIYNRYPELDVNDLPKNIRKSYWSSTEKTVPKPIIASFVRLEKLYGIKDIEKSVRNVPFITIDRAHFELRLSAFELAAEWFEKQEGYQERIENNPVLAYYFGEIRKVEAANYAAAKAKIRPKEVDREWIESLIAEIRKEDKSEEMLKLVVIIAPEDVKQKVRDLVLTEEQQDEIEKIMKAIQHREYLWEIGLHDIGKLLFVGPPGTGKTSVARALSEQLSIPFVEVKLSMITDQYLGETAKNIDRVFLLAKKLNPCILFIDELDFVAKARTSDENAAIKRAVNTLLKAIDEISLVEHGVLLIAATNHPRMLDSAAWRRFDEIVHFPLPDLEMRKNILDIVTRHIEGDLDTKEIAELTEGYSGSDLRMVIREAVLSALLEERKILTQQDLLEAVKSFDERADLKSDEYRGKNSS encoded by the coding sequence ATGTCAGGGATTATACTAGACATAGTAGAGCTGCTTTTGACCGCAGAGATCTATAACCGCTATCCAGAACTGGACGTGAACGACCTTCCCAAGAACATTCGGAAAAGTTACTGGAGCAGCACAGAAAAAACGGTTCCCAAACCCATAATAGCTTCATTTGTCAGGCTCGAAAAACTGTATGGGATTAAAGATATCGAAAAAAGTGTAAGGAATGTACCTTTCATAACCATTGATAGGGCTCACTTTGAACTTCGTCTGAGTGCATTTGAACTTGCTGCAGAATGGTTTGAAAAACAGGAAGGCTACCAGGAGAGAATTGAAAACAATCCTGTCCTTGCTTATTATTTCGGAGAAATCAGAAAGGTTGAGGCTGCAAACTATGCAGCCGCAAAAGCGAAGATCAGGCCGAAGGAAGTCGACAGGGAATGGATAGAATCCCTGATAGCTGAAATCAGGAAAGAGGACAAGAGCGAAGAAATGCTCAAGCTCGTTGTCATTATCGCTCCTGAAGATGTCAAACAGAAAGTCAGGGACCTTGTGCTCACCGAAGAGCAGCAGGACGAAATTGAAAAAATAATGAAAGCCATCCAGCACAGGGAATACCTGTGGGAAATCGGGTTGCACGATATAGGAAAACTCCTGTTTGTAGGACCTCCGGGCACCGGAAAAACCTCAGTTGCCCGTGCCCTTTCCGAACAGCTCTCCATACCCTTTGTAGAGGTCAAGCTCTCAATGATTACGGACCAGTACCTCGGCGAGACCGCAAAAAACATAGACCGGGTTTTCCTGCTTGCCAAAAAACTGAATCCCTGTATTCTTTTCATAGATGAACTGGACTTTGTTGCAAAAGCCAGGACTTCAGACGAAAACGCCGCAATCAAGAGGGCGGTCAATACGCTCCTGAAAGCTATAGACGAAATCAGCCTTGTAGAGCACGGAGTCCTTCTGATTGCTGCAACAAACCACCCCAGGATGCTTGACAGTGCGGCATGGAGGCGTTTTGACGAAATTGTTCATTTCCCCCTGCCTGACCTTGAGATGCGTAAAAATATCCTGGACATTGTGACCCGACATATAGAGGGAGACCTTGATACGAAAGAGATTGCGGAATTGACAGAAGGTTATTCGGGTTCCGACCTGCGCATGGTTATCAGGGAAGCTGTCCTGAGCGCTCTTCTGGAAGAACGCAAGATACTCACCCAGCAGGACCTGCTGGAAGCCGTAAAGTCTTTTGATGAAAGAGCAGACCTCAAATCCGACGAATACAGAGGGAAGAATTCTTCATGA
- the yciH gene encoding stress response translation initiation inhibitor YciH, whose protein sequence is MSSGMCPVCGLPKELCICEEVAKEQQRITVKVNRRRYGKEVTVVEGFDASEIDLHELSTYLKSKFACGGTVKGNTVELQGNHLARMKEVLMEKGFSAEQIKN, encoded by the coding sequence ATGAGCAGCGGAATGTGCCCGGTATGCGGGCTTCCAAAAGAACTTTGCATTTGCGAAGAGGTTGCAAAAGAGCAACAGAGAATTACTGTGAAAGTAAACAGAAGGAGATATGGAAAAGAAGTCACTGTTGTAGAAGGTTTCGATGCAAGTGAAATCGACCTTCATGAACTTTCCACATATCTTAAATCAAAATTTGCATGCGGCGGTACAGTAAAAGGAAACACTGTCGAACTTCAGGGCAACCACCTGGCCCGCATGAAAGAAGTCCTCATGGAAAAGGGTTTCTCTGCTGAACAAATTAAAAATTAA
- a CDS encoding IS5 family transposase has product MTERKTGHDYEISYELWTKIKALLPLPKPKKKAGRPREDDRKIMNGIFYLLRTGCQWKALPRFYGVPGTVHDRFQEWQRSGLFEKIWQLGLMDYDDEEGLEWEWQAIDGAMTKAPLGGAGTGANPTDRGKIGTKRSLLTDGKGIPLSVVVDGANRHDKMLVKGTIDAIIIERPSHKVTQNIRMDKGYDFPDIRQLVDDYGYTAHIRKRGEENIRIDIPGYRARRWVVERTHSWLNRFRRMLIKWEKKIENYLAMLHLACAWITFRAAGLFE; this is encoded by the coding sequence GTGACAGAACGAAAAACGGGACACGACTACGAGATCTCTTATGAATTGTGGACTAAAATAAAAGCTTTGCTGCCATTGCCCAAACCTAAAAAGAAGGCTGGAAGACCGCGAGAGGATGATCGGAAAATAATGAATGGCATTTTTTACCTCCTTCGTACAGGTTGCCAATGGAAAGCGTTGCCAAGATTTTATGGAGTGCCAGGTACTGTCCATGATCGATTTCAGGAATGGCAAAGATCAGGCTTATTTGAGAAAATATGGCAATTAGGTCTGATGGATTATGATGATGAAGAAGGGCTAGAGTGGGAGTGGCAAGCTATTGATGGAGCTATGACAAAAGCACCATTAGGTGGAGCTGGAACAGGAGCAAATCCTACTGATCGTGGCAAAATAGGTACAAAAAGAAGTCTGTTAACAGACGGTAAAGGCATACCGCTTTCTGTTGTCGTGGATGGAGCCAATCGTCACGATAAAATGCTTGTGAAAGGAACGATTGATGCCATTATTATTGAAAGACCTTCGCATAAAGTAACTCAGAATATCCGCATGGATAAAGGATATGATTTTCCTGATATCAGACAATTGGTTGATGATTACGGATATACTGCCCATATCAGGAAACGTGGAGAAGAAAACATAAGAATAGATATACCAGGTTACAGGGCAAGAAGGTGGGTTGTGGAAAGGACACATTCTTGGCTGAATAGATTCAGAAGGATGCTAATTAAATGGGAAAAGAAGATTGAGAATTATCTCGCAATGCTACATTTAGCATGCGCATGGATAACTTTCAGAGCAGCAGGACTTTTCGAATAG
- a CDS encoding MBL fold metallo-hydrolase yields the protein MRLTLLGTGDAVGTPKIGCNCPACADARKGGKSQRLRFSILVESDQGKILIDTSPDLRQQFLRQRLSGIDGVIWTHGHYDHYAGFGEFYRVQNKVDVYGIQETLDYIDRYVSFLKPRYHYVKLYEPFDLIGLEFTLFKVSHPPVENPAGVVIREGGTKVVITGDTNPDIPEKSLELMKDPDLLIADAIVPPHIHIKKHMNSEEAMALAQKLDAKKVVLTHLSHLFRPHHIESMFLPLGYDGQVFEF from the coding sequence ATGAGGCTAACGCTGCTCGGGACCGGGGACGCTGTTGGGACTCCGAAAATTGGCTGCAACTGCCCGGCATGTGCAGACGCCCGTAAAGGCGGAAAGAGCCAGCGTCTTCGTTTTTCGATCCTCGTGGAATCCGATCAGGGCAAAATTCTCATTGATACCAGTCCGGACCTCAGGCAGCAGTTCCTCAGGCAAAGACTTTCGGGTATAGACGGGGTGATCTGGACACATGGGCATTACGACCACTACGCAGGCTTCGGGGAGTTTTATAGGGTTCAGAATAAAGTTGACGTCTATGGAATTCAAGAAACCCTGGACTACATAGATCGGTATGTTTCTTTCCTGAAACCCAGGTACCACTATGTAAAACTCTATGAGCCATTCGACTTAATCGGCCTTGAGTTCACTCTTTTTAAGGTTTCCCACCCTCCGGTAGAAAACCCTGCCGGCGTTGTTATCCGTGAGGGGGGTACAAAGGTTGTGATCACCGGGGATACGAACCCGGATATTCCTGAAAAAAGCCTGGAATTGATGAAAGACCCGGATCTTCTTATCGCAGATGCAATAGTTCCTCCGCACATCCATATTAAAAAGCATATGAATTCGGAAGAGGCTATGGCTCTTGCTCAAAAGCTCGACGCAAAAAAAGTAGTCTTGACCCACCTCAGTCACCTCTTCCGCCCGCACCACATCGAATCGATGTTTTTGCCCCTGGGGTATGACGGGCAGGTCTTTGAGTTTTAA
- a CDS encoding DUF378 domain-containing protein → MAVRNPVDLIALILVIVGGLNWGLVGLFEYNLVDAIFGVGSTLSRIIYILVGLAALYMIYFTVRAETYQTHETAVRH, encoded by the coding sequence ATGGCAGTAAGGAATCCAGTAGACTTGATCGCCCTTATACTTGTTATAGTGGGCGGATTAAACTGGGGGCTTGTAGGACTCTTTGAATATAACCTTGTAGATGCTATTTTCGGGGTAGGAAGTACTCTTTCGAGAATTATCTACATACTTGTTGGGCTTGCAGCGCTTTATATGATCTATTTCACTGTAAGAGCCGAAACGTATCAGACTCATGAGACCGCAGTACGTCACTAA
- the purC gene encoding phosphoribosylaminoimidazolesuccinocarboxamide synthase produces MKREQLYSGKAKTIYATDNPDTLIAEFRNSLTAFNGEKKGEMEKKGYYNAQISKKIFEMLEASGIKTHFVSMLSDIEMLVKKVEIIKIEVIVRNIAAGSITKKYPMKEGTIFESPVLVFDFKSDEYGDPMLNDDIAVALGIATREELATLRKLALRINELLVPYLDEKGILLPDFKLEFGRRDGEIILSDEISCDTCRFWDKKTGQSMDKDVFRFDKGDISKAYEEVARRIVPEIFE; encoded by the coding sequence ATGAAAAGAGAACAGCTCTATTCAGGGAAAGCAAAGACCATCTATGCTACAGATAATCCCGACACCTTAATCGCCGAATTCCGAAACAGTCTGACCGCGTTCAACGGGGAGAAGAAAGGCGAGATGGAAAAGAAGGGTTACTACAATGCCCAGATCTCGAAAAAGATATTTGAGATGCTGGAAGCCAGCGGGATAAAAACACATTTTGTCAGCATGCTTTCTGACATTGAAATGCTTGTAAAGAAAGTTGAAATCATAAAGATCGAGGTCATCGTCAGAAACATTGCCGCGGGCTCCATTACAAAAAAATACCCGATGAAAGAAGGTACTATTTTCGAGTCCCCGGTTCTCGTCTTCGATTTCAAAAGCGATGAGTACGGAGACCCCATGCTGAATGACGACATCGCGGTTGCGCTTGGTATTGCAACCCGCGAAGAACTTGCTACCCTTCGGAAACTTGCGCTCAGGATCAACGAGCTGCTTGTGCCCTACCTTGATGAAAAAGGAATCCTGCTTCCCGACTTCAAGCTTGAGTTCGGAAGAAGGGACGGGGAAATAATCCTTTCCGATGAGATTTCCTGTGACACCTGCCGCTTCTGGGACAAGAAAACCGGGCAGTCCATGGATAAGGACGTCTTCAGGTTTGATAAGGGTGACATTTCCAAAGCTTATGAAGAAGTTGCCCGGCGCATCGTGCCCGAGATCTTTGAATAA
- a CDS encoding Nre family DNA repair protein: MKDSLCIKCKGKGLCGRPRCPILEKFRSLQSISPAISGDSVFGASPPALFVGSYGYPRVSAGPLIPPLARENEALLLEDPSAWGNMKIEDVISMRSRMVRANTNLHVKDARGKENPLLVKAQELALSKKPVDTEAWFFKAPKQELKFDAVLTPMGPSGLVKNFELAENPDVPKKVDYLVYDTDALAKDAVTELLKSDVSTEHITRLFSIGLLGKERKIVPTRWSITAVDDMAGKELADRIRDFPWVSDIKLFSGTHFGNHFEVLILPRAYSFELIEIWLPKTVWSGESSWIGEDSEGLDGKKGYSPLAGGYYAARLPVLEYLTEIKRQASVFVLREITPDYWAPLGVWVVREGMRNALQNPPRTFESLEAAVSDLAGRVKTPKIEWIQQAKMLSDFRFQKTLDFFFKK, from the coding sequence GTGAAAGACTCACTATGTATAAAATGCAAGGGAAAAGGACTTTGCGGGCGCCCCCGCTGCCCGATTCTTGAGAAGTTCAGGTCCCTGCAATCAATATCTCCTGCAATCTCAGGAGATTCCGTATTTGGGGCTTCCCCCCCAGCTCTTTTTGTAGGAAGCTACGGTTACCCTAGGGTTTCGGCAGGCCCCCTTATCCCTCCTTTAGCAAGGGAAAACGAAGCTTTGCTTTTGGAAGACCCTTCAGCCTGGGGAAACATGAAGATAGAAGACGTCATTTCCATGCGTTCCCGTATGGTCAGGGCAAACACGAACCTTCATGTAAAAGATGCACGGGGAAAAGAAAATCCCCTTCTTGTAAAAGCCCAGGAACTGGCGCTTTCTAAAAAGCCAGTGGATACTGAAGCCTGGTTTTTTAAAGCTCCCAAACAGGAACTCAAGTTCGATGCAGTCCTGACGCCTATGGGCCCTTCCGGGCTTGTGAAAAACTTTGAGCTGGCCGAAAACCCGGATGTCCCGAAAAAGGTGGATTATCTGGTATATGATACCGATGCTCTTGCAAAGGATGCTGTTACCGAACTTTTAAAAAGCGACGTTTCCACGGAACATATCACCCGCCTTTTCTCCATAGGCCTGCTCGGGAAAGAGCGTAAAATAGTGCCTACCCGCTGGTCTATCACAGCTGTGGACGATATGGCCGGAAAGGAACTTGCAGACCGCATAAGAGATTTCCCCTGGGTTTCTGATATCAAGCTTTTCAGCGGGACACATTTCGGAAACCATTTTGAAGTCCTCATCCTTCCAAGGGCTTATTCCTTTGAACTCATCGAAATCTGGCTTCCAAAAACTGTCTGGTCCGGGGAATCAAGCTGGATAGGAGAGGACAGCGAAGGGCTTGACGGAAAGAAAGGGTACTCCCCTCTGGCAGGGGGCTATTATGCAGCAAGGCTTCCCGTACTTGAGTACCTGACAGAAATCAAAAGGCAGGCCTCGGTCTTTGTGCTGAGGGAAATTACTCCCGATTACTGGGCTCCTCTCGGAGTCTGGGTGGTCAGGGAGGGCATGAGAAATGCACTTCAAAATCCTCCCAGAACCTTCGAATCCCTGGAAGCAGCAGTTTCAGACCTTGCAGGCAGGGTGAAAACTCCAAAAATAGAATGGATTCAGCAGGCAAAGATGCTTTCAGATTTCCGTTTCCAGAAAACGCTCGATTTCTTTTTTAAGAAATAA
- a CDS encoding deoxyribodipyrimidine photo-lyase: MNPKRIRTLKPGKSGDGSVAYWMSRDQRVEDNWALLFAQVIAQEANVPVVVVFCLIEGFLGAGRRHYEFMLKGLQELEEALSRKKIPFYFLRGDPGQKIPEFVKEYEVGTLITDFSPLRIKAEWVGKIISAIEIPFFEVDAHNVVPCWEASPKQEYAAHTFRPKLYGHLSEFLEEFPELEPNSESLKIRSGTGMPGILFRTRETEIKALFPEEISDENKDLLFEPEHFEPGEKAARKEMESFLAARLDSYNTLRNDPTKNALSNLSPYLHFGQISAQRVVLEVEKAKSDPESKKAFLDEILVWKEIADNFCYYNPGYDSFESFPDWAKKSLNAHRNDRRKYIYTFEEFEAGKTHDPLWNASQIELLRTGKMHSYMRMYWAKKILEWSESPEKALEVAICLNDRYELDGRDPNGYAGIAWSIGGLHDRAWREREVTGKIRYMSYEGCKRKFNVKLYIAKYSAL, encoded by the coding sequence ATGAACCCTAAACGCATCCGGACTCTAAAACCAGGGAAATCAGGGGACGGGTCTGTTGCTTACTGGATGAGCCGCGACCAGAGGGTTGAGGACAACTGGGCCCTGCTCTTTGCGCAGGTAATAGCACAGGAGGCGAACGTCCCTGTTGTTGTGGTTTTTTGTCTGATTGAAGGGTTTCTGGGAGCTGGGAGAAGACATTATGAATTCATGCTCAAAGGGCTGCAGGAACTTGAGGAAGCCCTTTCCCGGAAAAAGATTCCCTTCTACTTTTTGCGAGGAGACCCGGGACAAAAAATTCCTGAATTTGTGAAAGAGTATGAGGTAGGGACTCTTATTACTGATTTCAGCCCTCTTCGCATAAAGGCTGAATGGGTAGGAAAAATTATTTCTGCAATAGAAATTCCGTTTTTTGAGGTTGATGCCCACAATGTAGTGCCCTGCTGGGAAGCTTCTCCAAAACAGGAGTATGCTGCACATACTTTTCGCCCGAAACTCTATGGACACCTCTCCGAGTTTCTTGAAGAATTTCCGGAACTTGAGCCGAACTCCGAATCTTTGAAAATTCGATCAGGCACCGGTATGCCGGGAATTTTATTCAGGACACGAGAAACCGAAATCAAGGCCCTGTTTCCGGAGGAAATCTCCGACGAAAATAAGGATTTGCTCTTTGAGCCCGAGCATTTCGAACCCGGAGAAAAAGCTGCAAGGAAGGAAATGGAGAGTTTTCTTGCAGCGAGGCTTGATTCTTATAACACGTTACGGAACGACCCGACAAAGAATGCACTCTCAAACCTCTCCCCTTACCTTCATTTTGGGCAGATCTCGGCGCAGAGGGTCGTGCTTGAGGTGGAAAAAGCAAAAAGTGACCCCGAATCAAAGAAAGCTTTCCTGGACGAGATCCTTGTATGGAAGGAGATTGCAGACAACTTCTGTTATTACAACCCTGGGTATGACAGCTTTGAGAGTTTTCCCGACTGGGCAAAGAAGTCCCTGAATGCACACCGGAATGATCGGAGAAAGTATATTTATACATTTGAGGAATTCGAGGCCGGAAAGACGCATGATCCCCTCTGGAATGCAAGCCAGATTGAATTGCTCCGTACCGGGAAGATGCACAGCTATATGCGGATGTACTGGGCAAAAAAGATTCTTGAATGGAGCGAATCTCCCGAAAAAGCCCTTGAAGTTGCAATCTGCCTGAACGACAGATATGAGCTGGACGGAAGGGATCCCAATGGTTATGCCGGAATTGCCTGGAGTATCGGAGGCCTTCATGACCGGGCCTGGAGGGAAAGAGAAGTAACAGGAAAAATCCGATATATGAGTTACGAGGGCTGCAAAAGGAAATTCAACGTCAAATTATATATTGCAAAATATTCAGCTCTGTAG
- a CDS encoding IS481-like element ISMac4 family transposase, with amino-acid sequence MKLNGKKIRWIIAQKSKGESTSTIAEIQGISARRVQQIYKEYVETGQLPQVGINLGRPKNPLSSSDQELIDQTYSDYKFGACYLEILIEGKYNRKISHNRIHNYLLSMDLAKENRKKKQRRKWCRYEREHSMSAAHIDWHENPLLGLQVCAILDDSSRMIIAGGEYVHCNTENTIKVIDELVKEYWDIYPLRELIMDHGSEFGAHRINKDGSWDSDFKRCIEELGIKPILARVRHPQTNGKIEKWFDTYQRFRGEFESFEEFVQWYNKRPHGALKLEQLESPQEAFWNRLPVEAKFRIGVRLFGW; translated from the coding sequence GTGAAACTTAATGGAAAAAAGATACGTTGGATCATTGCTCAAAAATCGAAAGGTGAATCTACCTCGACGATAGCTGAGATCCAGGGGATCTCAGCCCGTCGAGTTCAGCAGATCTACAAAGAATACGTTGAAACTGGTCAGCTTCCTCAAGTTGGCATTAATCTTGGAAGACCAAAGAACCCCTTATCCTCCTCTGATCAGGAATTGATTGACCAAACTTACTCTGATTATAAGTTTGGAGCCTGTTACCTTGAGATTCTCATCGAAGGCAAATATAATCGTAAGATATCTCATAACAGAATCCATAACTACCTACTTAGCATGGACCTTGCCAAGGAAAACCGAAAAAAGAAACAGAGAAGAAAATGGTGTAGATACGAACGCGAACACAGCATGTCTGCTGCACACATCGATTGGCATGAGAATCCCCTGTTAGGACTGCAAGTCTGTGCCATTCTTGATGATTCATCAAGAATGATAATTGCAGGTGGAGAGTACGTTCATTGCAACACGGAGAACACCATTAAAGTGATTGATGAACTTGTCAAAGAGTACTGGGACATATACCCTTTAAGAGAGCTCATTATGGATCATGGAAGTGAATTCGGGGCTCACAGGATTAATAAGGATGGTTCATGGGATAGTGACTTTAAAAGATGCATTGAAGAACTTGGAATCAAACCAATACTTGCAAGGGTAAGACATCCTCAGACAAACGGAAAAATAGAGAAATGGTTCGATACATATCAAAGGTTTAGAGGAGAGTTTGAATCATTTGAAGAATTCGTACAGTGGTATAACAAGAGGCCACATGGAGCTTTGAAACTTGAACAGTTAGAATCGCCACAGGAAGCATTCTGGAATAGATTACCAGTTGAGGCAAAGTTCAGAATAGGAGTGAGATTGTTTGGGTGGTGA
- a CDS encoding pyrimidine dimer DNA glycosylase/endonuclease V, which yields MRIWDISPENMCRQHLLGEHRELHALWSIITNDKKAYAHHPETLRWKGKLKALYLRHEALVEEMGRRGYNHHTPLDPALATGKAVQDEFVDSYEKQVRILKERGCECRV from the coding sequence ATGAGAATCTGGGACATCTCTCCTGAAAATATGTGCAGGCAGCACCTTCTCGGAGAACACCGCGAATTGCACGCCCTGTGGTCCATAATTACCAATGACAAGAAAGCTTATGCCCACCATCCAGAAACACTGCGTTGGAAAGGAAAGTTAAAGGCCCTCTACCTGAGGCATGAGGCTCTTGTGGAAGAAATGGGAAGAAGAGGATATAATCACCATACTCCTCTTGACCCTGCCCTTGCTACAGGAAAAGCCGTGCAGGATGAATTTGTTGATTCCTATGAAAAACAGGTCCGGATCCTCAAAGAAAGAGGGTGCGAATGCCGGGTTTGA